A window from Triticum aestivum cultivar Chinese Spring chromosome 6D, IWGSC CS RefSeq v2.1, whole genome shotgun sequence encodes these proteins:
- the LOC123142749 gene encoding cinnamoyl-CoA reductase 1-like: protein MPSIDKATDNGELKQRQPEQELVCVTGAGGFIGSWVVKELLLPGYRVRGTARDPADQKNTHLLAMEGAEERLTLCRADVLNYDGLRAAFRGCHGVFHVASPVEPDLVPVAVEGTRNVIRAAADAGVRRVVFTSSYGAVHMDPNRSPDAVLDETCWSDYEYCKNTGNLYCCAKMMAEITATEEAAKRGLELAVVVPSMTVGPMLQQSLNFSSSHVARYLTGVKPTYPNAVAAYTDVRDVARAHVLVYEHPDAHGRYLCIGAVLHRAHFLQLLGDLFPQYNITAKCEDDGKPMAKPYKFSNRRLRDMGLDFTPLKESLYETVTCLQKNGHLPLPVVAMAPKRDRGHFCLVK from the exons ATGCCGTCGATTGACAAGGCCACCGACAACGGCGAGCTGAAGCAGCGGCAGCCGGAGCAGGAGCTGGTCTGCGTCACGGGCGCTGGAGGCTTCATCGGCTCCTGGGTGGTGAAGGAGCTCCTCCTCCCTGGCTACCGCGTCAGGGGAACCGCCAGGGACCCCG CTGACCAAAAGAACACCCACCTGCTGGCGATGGAGGGCGCCGAGGAGAGGCTCACCCTGTGCCGCGCCGACGTTCTCAACTACGACGGCCTCCGCGCCGCCTTCCGCGGCTGCCACGGCGTCTTCCACGTCGCCTCGCCAGTGGAACCC GACCTCGTGCCGGTCGCCGTGGAGGGGACGAGGAACGTGATCAGAGCGGCGGCGGACGCGGGCGTGCGGCGGGTGGTGTTCACGTCGTCCTACGGCGCCGTGCACATGGACCCCAACCGCAGCCCCGACGCCGTGCTCGACGAGACGTGCTGGAGCGACTATGAGTACTGCAAAAACACAGGG AACCTTTACTGCTGCGCCAAGATGATGGCGGAGATCACTGCGACGGAGGAGGCCGCTAAGAGGGGCCTGGAGCTTGCGGTCGTGGTGCCGTCCATGACTGTGGGCCCCATGTTGCAGCAGTCGCTCAACTTCAGCAGCAGCCACGTGGCCCGCTACCTCACCGGCGTCAAGCCCACCTACCCCAACGCGGTCGCCGCCTACACCGACGTCCGTGATGTCGCCCGCGCGCACGTCCTTGTCTACGAGCACCCCGATGCACACGGCCGCTACCTTTGCATCGGCGCCGTGCTGCACCGTGCGCACTTCCTTCAGCTCCTCGGCGACCTCTTTCCTCAGTACAACATAACCGCCAA GTGCGAAGACGACGGCAAGCCCATGGCGAAGCCGTACAAGTTCTCGAACCGGAGGCTGAGAGACATGGGATTGGACTTCACTCCGCTGAAGGAAAGTTTGTATGAGACAGTGACGTGCTTGCAGAAAAATGGCCACCTGCCACTGCCCGTTGTTGCCATGGCGCCAAAGCGTGACAGGGGACATTTCTGTCTGGTGAAATAA